From the Bacillus sp. FJAT-22090 genome, the window CCACCTGGGTTTTGACGAACATCGATAACCAATGCCTTCATTCCTTGACTTTCCATCTCGCTAATAGCGGTCAAAAGTTCATCATATGTGTCTCTAGAGAAGCTAGATATAATAATATGTGCAACATTATCACCAACCATTTCAGCATAAACCGTTTCGATTGGAATATCATCACGTACTATTTTAATATCCATTGTTTCACTTTCTCCACGTTGAATGGAAAGTGTAACTTCTGTACCTTTATTACCACGTATTAGAAGTACAGCTTCAGAGGCAGTATATCCTTTTATATCTTTTCCATCTACTGCAAGAATTTTGTCATTAGGCAATATCCCTGCTTTTTCGGCTGGAGAATTCTTAATAGGAGATACTACAGTGATCACACCATCTCTTTCTTGAATCTCTGCACCAATCCCTTGGAAGCTAGAAGATATACTCTCATTAAACTGAGAGGCTTCTTCTTTATTCATATAATCAGAATATGGATCTTCTAGTGCATCAATCATTCCATTAATGGCACCGTTAACTACTGAATCTTGATCAATATCTTTATAGTATTCTTCTTTTAACTTATCATATGCCATATAAAGTTTAGAGAACTCAGTTCTTTCTGATTCGGGTAATTCTTCGCCTAGGACATTACTTTTGCTAACATTTAAAATCATCATCGTTAGTGCAGCTGTTGCGACGATTAATGCTAAAATCATTACGAAAAAACCAAATGGCTTTATCTTTATATAACGTGATGCAGGTTTCTCTTCAGTAGATTCCACTTCATCATTTGATTGTTTTTGTTCGTCCAAATTTTTCACCCTTTTCTTCCAAAAATCTTATAAAATAGACTGTCATCTCCATGACAGTCTATTTATCAAGATAATCTAGTTAAGAAGTAAACTCTTCGAAAAGACAGGTTAGTCTTGAATAGCTGCTTCTAGCGCAACAACTACCATATCGTTGAACGTAGTTTGACGCTCTTCAGATGTCGTTGCTTCACCTGTAATAATATGATCGCTTACAGTTAGAACTGAAAGAGCTTGACGACCAAATTTAGCAGCTAGAGTATAAAGTGCAGCTGATTCCATTTCCACTGCTAATACACCATAACTTGCCCATTTTTCATTTTGTGCATTTTCGTTATAGAATAAATCTGCTGTAAAAACATTACCTACTCTTAAATTTAACCCTGCTTCTTTTCCAGCATTATATGCTTTATATAATAAATCGAAATCTGCAGTTGGAGCATAGCTTACATCATCTAATAAAACTTTGTTTAAAGTAGAATCTGTTGAAGCACTTTGAGCAAGAATAACGTCACGTACTTTCACGTCTTTTTGTATTGCTCCACATGTACCTACACGAATCAATTTTTGTACATCATAATCATTCATTAATTCATGAACATAAATTGAAATAGAAGGCACGCCCATCCCAGTACCTTGTACTGAAATTCTTTTTCCCTTATATGTACCAGTATATCCAAACATGTTACGAACCTCATTATATTGGACAACATCTTCTAAAAATGTTTCTGCAATATATTTTGCACGAAGTGGATCTCCGGGTAGTAAAATTGTATCTGCAATTTCACCTTTTTTTGCTCCAATGTGTATACTCATTTAAATACCTCATTTCTATAACGTTTCGGCTTAATGATACCGTTTTTTTAGTTTAAATGCAACGATATTGCTAGCGTACCGCTTCATAATATGACTCCCAAAGTTCATCAAAAACTGTCGCACTCATATCAGGATGTGCAAGTTCTTCAATATATTTAGAGAGCGCATCAAATGAAGTCTCTGCTTTTGGAAAATCATGTTGATTAAACATCGTTTCTGCAAACAAACTCTTTTTATCCTTCTTTCCTCCTCCTCGGTATTTTAAAACATATAAATAAAATGATTGTTTCATATTACACCTCCAACTTTAGTCATGAAGTCATAGATTTTGAAAAAACATGTAGATAATTCTATCTAAAACAAGTAAACTTTAAAGTAATCAAAAAGCATTACAATAAAGGGGTTGTTATGATTGTTAAAGAGGTTCAATAAAAAAATTAAACCTATGAATTCAACAAAAAAGAATAAAAAAGAAAAGAAAACCTTAAAGATTAAGAAAATTCCTTCATTAAATTTATTTAGTAAAAACAAAAAAGCGAAAAATTTCACTTCCATCTCTTCCAAAAAGAATATTGTAAACTCAATTAGAGGTAGAGTAATTATTATCTTTTCAGTGCTAATAGTAATCTTAATATCCATGCTAGTATTGACCTCTAATAAAATGTATACATCTCAAAAAGCTCTCGAGAAATTTACGAACGTAGATATTAAAGAACAAATGATGGTAAATCAAATTTCAACGGAAATTGCTCAACTAGCTAACGCAGAACAGAGCTATATCATAACCGGTAAGTCAAATTATATGGCAAGTCATAAGAAATATAAAGATGCAATCATAACACACATTAAAGAATTGAATATAACATATAGAAATCGACCAGAGGAATTACAAAAAATATTATCAATTGATCAGTTTTTTACAACCTACCTACAATATTCAGATCGTGTAATTAATATCCGAGATGAGC encodes:
- a CDS encoding S41 family peptidase yields the protein MDEQKQSNDEVESTEEKPASRYIKIKPFGFFVMILALIVATAALTMMILNVSKSNVLGEELPESERTEFSKLYMAYDKLKEEYYKDIDQDSVVNGAINGMIDALEDPYSDYMNKEEASQFNESISSSFQGIGAEIQERDGVITVVSPIKNSPAEKAGILPNDKILAVDGKDIKGYTASEAVLLIRGNKGTEVTLSIQRGESETMDIKIVRDDIPIETVYAEMVGDNVAHIIISSFSRDTYDELLTAISEMESQGMKALVIDVRQNPGGLLDSAIDISNLFLKDGKSIVQIQEKGKPFVYSASPGEKVKVPVSLIIDEGSASASEILAGALSESADIPLVGLNSFGKGTVQSVNDLPDGSNIKITTAKWLTPDGNWIHEKGIAPDYAVEYPSYAMLAPLDPAETLKEGQSSEVIQNAKEMLKAVGYEVGEINENFDNQMTIAVKKFQAENKLESTGELSGETSYLLMDKLRAKVLEDDPQLQKAKEVVLELLNK
- the deoD gene encoding purine-nucleoside phosphorylase encodes the protein MSIHIGAKKGEIADTILLPGDPLRAKYIAETFLEDVVQYNEVRNMFGYTGTYKGKRISVQGTGMGVPSISIYVHELMNDYDVQKLIRVGTCGAIQKDVKVRDVILAQSASTDSTLNKVLLDDVSYAPTADFDLLYKAYNAGKEAGLNLRVGNVFTADLFYNENAQNEKWASYGVLAVEMESAALYTLAAKFGRQALSVLTVSDHIITGEATTSEERQTTFNDMVVVALEAAIQD
- a CDS encoding YozE family protein gives rise to the protein MKQSFYLYVLKYRGGGKKDKKSLFAETMFNQHDFPKAETSFDALSKYIEELAHPDMSATVFDELWESYYEAVR